The following coding sequences are from one Salvia hispanica cultivar TCC Black 2014 chromosome 3, UniMelb_Shisp_WGS_1.0, whole genome shotgun sequence window:
- the LOC125213971 gene encoding protein NUCLEAR FUSION DEFECTIVE 6, mitochondrial-like isoform X3 — MAAFAARSAFRSAARSASATISAGVKPRAAPSPFRVPSQTPLSARIFRSPVELSCVSVMSMLPHHTATASAVLNSMLSLAPRGHGWSIEDR, encoded by the exons ATGGCCGCCTTCGCCGCCAGATCAGCCTTCCGCTCGGCCGCGCGCAGCGCCTCCGCGACTATATCAGCCGGCGTCAAGCCTAGGGCGGCTCCCTCTCCATTCCGCGTCCCATCGCAAACTCCGCTCTCCGCTCGCATTTTCAG GTCTCCCGTTGAGTTGAGCTGTGTTAGCGTAATGTCGATGTTGCCGCACCACACCGCCACCGCCTCCGCCGTCCTAAATTCTATGCTATCCCTCGCGCCTCGCGGCCACGGTTGGAGCATTGAAG ATCGGTGA
- the LOC125213971 gene encoding protein NUCLEAR FUSION DEFECTIVE 6, mitochondrial-like isoform X1 — MAAFAARSAFRSAARSASATISAGVKPRAAPSPFRVPSQTPLSARIFRSPVELSCVSVMSMLPHHTATASAVLNSMLSLAPRGHGWSIEDTNDDV; from the exons ATGGCCGCCTTCGCCGCCAGATCAGCCTTCCGCTCGGCCGCGCGCAGCGCCTCCGCGACTATATCAGCCGGCGTCAAGCCTAGGGCGGCTCCCTCTCCATTCCGCGTCCCATCGCAAACTCCGCTCTCCGCTCGCATTTTCAG GTCTCCCGTTGAGTTGAGCTGTGTTAGCGTAATGTCGATGTTGCCGCACCACACCGCCACCGCCTCCGCCGTCCTAAATTCTATGCTATCCCTCGCGCCTCGCGGCCACGGTTGGAGCATTGAAG ATACCAACGATGATGTATGA
- the LOC125213971 gene encoding protein NUCLEAR FUSION DEFECTIVE 6, mitochondrial-like isoform X2 has protein sequence MAAFAARSAFRSAARSASATISAGVKPRAAPSPFRVPSQTPLSARIFRSPVELSCVSVMSMLPHHTATASAVLNSMLSLAPRGHGWSIEGL, from the exons ATGGCCGCCTTCGCCGCCAGATCAGCCTTCCGCTCGGCCGCGCGCAGCGCCTCCGCGACTATATCAGCCGGCGTCAAGCCTAGGGCGGCTCCCTCTCCATTCCGCGTCCCATCGCAAACTCCGCTCTCCGCTCGCATTTTCAG GTCTCCCGTTGAGTTGAGCTGTGTTAGCGTAATGTCGATGTTGCCGCACCACACCGCCACCGCCTCCGCCGTCCTAAATTCTATGCTATCCCTCGCGCCTCGCGGCCACGGTTGGAGCATTGAAG GGTTATGA
- the LOC125210880 gene encoding auxin-repressed 12.5 kDa protein-like has product MVLLDHLWDDVVAGPQPERGLKHLKKVYTKPLNIKDIGVEGSSKYQRSLSMPASPVTPGTPSPTAVRKDNVWRSVFHPGSNIATKTVGANYFDRPEPNSPTVYDWLYSGETRSKHHEKV; this is encoded by the exons atgGTGCTCTTGGATCATCTCTGGGATGATGTGGTGGCCGGGCCGCAGCCGGAGCGCGGCCTCAAACACCTCAAGAAGGTCTACACCAAGCCCTTGAACATCAAAG ATATTGGGGTGGAGGGAAGCAGCAAGTACCAGAGATCTCTGTCTATGCCGGCCAGCCCGGTGACGCCAGGGACGCCGTCGCCCACCGCTGTCAGGAAGGACAACGTGTGGCGGAGCGTCTTCCATCCCGGCAGCAACATCGCCACCAAGACTGTCGGAGCTAACTACTTCGACCGCCCCGAGCCCAACTCCCCCACCGTTTATGACTG GCTTTATAGTGGGGAGACGAGGAGCAAGCACCACGAGAAAGTGTGA
- the LOC125213970 gene encoding uncharacterized protein At4g28440-like yields the protein MAAKAPSSEPQQQGGGSAGTKPGLRKPVFVKVDSLKPGTTGHTLVVKVLESTTVLSKKPRNPTFRGAQNQNTRIAECLIGDETGTILFTARNDQVEMMKPNNTVILRNAKIDMFKGSMRLAVDKWGRVEVTEPAEFVVKEENNLSLVEYELVNVEES from the exons ATGGCAGCCAAAGCGCCGTCGTCGGAACCTCAGCAGCAGGGCGGTGGCTCGGCCGGCACCAAGCCGGGGCTGCGCAAGCCGGTGTTCGTGAAGGTCGATTCTCTGAAGCCGGGGACGACTGGGCATACACTCGTCGTCAAAGTTCTCGAATCCACCACTGTTCTCAGTAAGAAGCCGCGGAATCCGACTTTCCGTGGGGCGCAGAATCAGAACACGAGGATCGCTGAATGCCTTATCGGAGACGAAACAGGGACGATTCTCTTCACTGCTCGCAACGATCAAG TTGAGATGATGAAGCCTAATAATACAGTGATACTTCGCAATGCAAAGATTGACATGTTTAAGGGTTCGATGAGGCTTGCTGTGGATAAGTGGGGTCGTGTTGAGGTCACCGAACCAGCAGAATTTGTGGTCAAAGAGGAAAACAACCTCTCCCTTGTCGAGTACGAGCTGGTCAACGTCGAAGAATCTTGA